One Cucurbita pepo subsp. pepo cultivar mu-cu-16 chromosome LG09, ASM280686v2, whole genome shotgun sequence DNA window includes the following coding sequences:
- the LOC111802718 gene encoding cationic amino acid transporter 1-like gives MKAQSQNEMKKSLTWWDLMWFGIGAIIGAGIFVLIGLETKKHVGPAVVLSYVVSGVSAMLSVFCYTEFAVEIPVAGGLFAYLRVELGDFVAFIVEGNILLECVIGSAAVARSWTSYFATLCNHHPNDFRIHVSSFPDDYNQLDPIAIVVIIVICTFAVARTKDSSRFNNIASIFHVAIIIFIVVVGLTKANPKNFTPFTPYGPRGIFVASTILFFIPIGLVGSMTITTLAYCILAVTLCLMQPYQQIDEYSPFLVAFEAGGWGWAKYIVAVGAIKGMTTVLMVSAIGQARYLTHIAKTHMISPWFAKVHERTGTPMNATATMLTATTIIAFFTSSGILSNLLSISILVIFMLVAVGLIIRHYYISGETTPTNRNKLIICLVLILGSSMATAIYWGSSDGWINLVVSNAIWFLSTLALWLDVPQAKKPRVWGKSLVPWLPSLSIAINLFLLGFIDKASFERFGIWTGILLVYYILLEITALYNSMIL, from the exons ATGAAGGCTCAGAGCCAGAACGAGATGAAGAAGAGCCTCACTTGGTGGGACCTTATGTGGTTCGGTATTGGTGCCATCATCGGTGCTGGAATATTCGTCCTCATCGGTCTCGAGACTAAGAAACACGTTGGCCCAGCCGTCGTCTTGTCTTATGTTGTCTCTGGTGTCTCCGCCATGCTTTCCGTCTTCTGTTACACAGAGTTCGCCGTTGAGATCCCTGTTGCTG GTGGATTATTCGCCTACCTAAGGGTAGAACTAGGAGACTTCGTGGCATTTATCGTCGAGGGCAACATCCTTCTCGAATGTGTAATTGGCAGTGCTGCTGTAGCCCGCTCATGGACTTCATACTTTGCCACTTTGTGCAATCACCATCCGAACGATTTTCGCATCCACGTCTCATCTTTCCCCGACGACTACAACCAGCTCGATCCCATCGCCATTGTTGTGATCATTGTCATTTGCACCTTCGCCGTAGCTAGAACCAAAGACTCCTCCCGCTTCAACAACATTGCTTCCATATTCCACGTTgccatcatcatcttcattgtCGTTGTCGGCCTCACCAAGGCTAACCCGAAAAACTTCACTCCCTTTACTCCCTATGGCCCTCGTGGCATCTTCGTAGCCTCGaccattttgttctttataCCTATTGGTCTTGTTGGGTCAATGACGATCACCACATTAGCCTATTGTATTCTTGCGGTTACGTTGTGCTTGATGCAGCCGTACCAACAAATTGATGAGTATTCACCATTTTTAGTGGCTTTTGAGGCTGGTGGATGGGGTTGGGCTAAGTACATTGTCGCTGTTGGAGCTATTAAAGGCATGACCACCGTGTTGATGGTTAGTGCTATTGGACAGGCGCGCTATCTCACGCACATTGCCAAAACCCACATGATCTCTCCATGGTTCGCCAAAGTGCATGAAAGGACTGGCACTCCCATGAATGCAACAGCCACAATGCTAACTGCAACAACAATAATTGCCTTCTTTACAAGCTCGGGAATCCTCTCAAACCTCCTCTCTATCTCTATCCTCGTCATCTTCATGCTGGTAGCCGTTGGCCTGATTATCCGACACTACTACATCAGCGGTGAAACAACACCAACCAACCGAAACAAGCTCATAATCTGTCTGGTTCTAATCCTTGGATCTTCAATGGCAACCGCCATATACTGGGGCTCGAGCGATGGCTGGATCAACTTGGTAGTGTCCAATGCCATATGGTTTCTCTCAACTTTGGCCCTATGGCTCGACGTCCCACAGGCTAAAAAGCCTCGTGTGTGGGGCAAGTCGCTCGTCCCGTGGCTGCCTTCACTGTCTATCGCCAtcaaccttttccttcttggCTTTATCGACAAAGCTTCATTTGAACGGTTTGGAATATGGACTGGGATTCTGTTGGTTTACTATATcttgttagaaatcacggctctctacaatagtatgatattg